A region of Gammaproteobacteria bacterium DNA encodes the following proteins:
- a CDS encoding M48 family metalloprotease, producing MKTFNLLLVLSMTFLLAGCKYDFTRLGEDLGTAKTALFGVSSEEEQEIGHEAAATLLGASPLLAHEPTQRYVNRVGQWVALQSARPDLSWRFAVIDNPNINAFAAPDGYVFVTTGLLQQIHSESELAGVLGHEIAHVVEKHHLEALESGARLSLAGRVAEETLRDRGKDVGKYAWVIEGTKKLYTQGLGRDDELSADRLGVVLAARAGYEPYGLVAVLQRLDALAGKSSELALLFKTHPAPSDRLEHILGRIPSSWTRLEGNPDGEDRFRSAMLAWVQAGG from the coding sequence GATGACGTTCCTGCTGGCGGGTTGCAAGTACGACTTCACCCGCCTCGGCGAGGACCTGGGAACGGCCAAGACGGCCTTGTTCGGCGTATCCAGTGAAGAAGAGCAGGAAATTGGCCATGAGGCCGCTGCGACGCTGCTGGGCGCTTCGCCGCTGCTGGCCCACGAGCCTACCCAGCGTTACGTCAACCGCGTTGGCCAGTGGGTGGCCTTGCAGAGCGCCCGCCCGGACCTGTCGTGGCGCTTTGCCGTGATCGACAATCCCAATATCAATGCCTTTGCGGCACCGGATGGCTACGTGTTCGTCACCACCGGTTTGCTGCAGCAGATCCATAGTGAATCGGAGCTGGCTGGCGTGCTGGGGCATGAGATTGCCCATGTGGTTGAAAAGCACCACCTCGAAGCGCTGGAGTCCGGTGCACGCCTCAGCCTGGCAGGTCGCGTGGCGGAAGAAACACTGCGCGACCGGGGCAAGGATGTCGGCAAGTACGCCTGGGTGATCGAGGGCACCAAGAAGCTCTACACCCAGGGCCTTGGCCGGGATGACGAGCTGTCGGCAGACCGCCTGGGCGTCGTGCTGGCCGCGCGGGCCGGTTACGAGCCCTATGGCCTGGTGGCCGTGCTGCAGCGGCTGGATGCCCTGGCCGGCAAGTCGAGCGAACTGGCTTTGCTGTTCAAGACCCACCCGGCGCCGTCGGACAGGCTGGAACACATCCTTGGCAGGATTCCGAGCAGCTGGACGAGGCTGGAAGGCAATCCGGACGGCGAGGACCGGTTCCGATCGGCCATGCTCGCCTGGGTCCAGGCGGGTGGTTGA
- a CDS encoding carboxymuconolactone decarboxylase family protein: MSDASTGGKAKAFAEFRQKMNDRILAEDNRVIKRMFSLDNLTYREEGELDTKTKELMGLVASLVLRCDDCVSYHISQSLSVGAQRKEIMETMSIGLVVGGSIVIPHLRRAVAFLDELEGVET, from the coding sequence ATGAGCGATGCATCCACCGGTGGCAAGGCAAAGGCCTTTGCCGAATTCAGGCAGAAAATGAACGACCGGATCCTGGCCGAGGACAACCGGGTGATCAAGCGCATGTTCTCGCTGGACAACCTCACCTACCGTGAGGAAGGCGAACTGGATACCAAGACCAAGGAGCTGATGGGCCTGGTGGCCTCGCTGGTGCTGCGGTGTGATGACTGCGTCTCCTATCACATCAGCCAGTCGCTCTCAGTGGGCGCCCAGCGCAAGGAAATCATGGAGACCATGAGCATCGGCCTGGTGGTTGGCGGCAGCATCGTCATTCCGCACCTGCGCCGTGCAGTGGCGTTTCTCGACGAACTGGAGGGCGTCGAGACCTGA
- a CDS encoding S8 family serine peptidase — MTVLSCGLLVALGLSATAAAGNDKVRVYVGFKAGNQAAVQQSLRGAGAETHYNFEKLGVMAVSVPAQALEGLKRNPNVTYVEEDPKRFLMSQAQPYGIAMVQADDLSLQPASANRTVCIIDSGYDLAHEDLPQNNVNGTNDSGSGNWYEDTNSHGTHVAGTIAAVDNALGVVGVFRNENVNLHIIKVFDANGWAYSSSLVDAAMRCEDAGANVISMSLGGSFSSNSEDSYFAGANSRGVLSIAAAGNDGNTRKSYPASYSSVMSVAAVDSNKQIASFSQQNSEVEISGPGVGVQSTVPMGYGSDASVTVGGSNFSGLGMEGTPDGNATGPLVDCGVGTASCPGGGGQVCLISRGEISFADKVLACEAGGGVAAVIYNNEPGSLSGTLGGTATSIPSIGVSDTDGATLQGLTGNSATVNVGAGNYAYFDGTSMATPHVSAVAALIWSNHTSCTNQDVRDAMNATAEDLGSNGRDNAFGFGLVKARAATDYLASQSCGGGNPPANVAPTASFTDNCTDLSCSFDGSASSDSDGSIVSYAWDFGDGATASGATASHSYAADGDYTVSLTVTDDDGATDTTSTTVSVSAGGTDPGGDLTLNAIGYKVKGVHHADLSWSGATSTNVDIYRNGSLVATTANDGAFTDFIGNKGNAMYTYQVCEAGTSTCSGSVTVNP; from the coding sequence TTGACCGTATTGTCGTGCGGTCTGTTAGTCGCACTCGGCCTGAGTGCTACCGCTGCGGCGGGTAACGACAAGGTTCGCGTGTACGTTGGTTTCAAGGCGGGCAACCAGGCCGCCGTTCAGCAGTCCCTGCGGGGCGCTGGCGCCGAAACCCACTACAACTTCGAAAAGCTCGGTGTTATGGCGGTTTCGGTACCCGCTCAGGCGCTGGAGGGCCTGAAGCGCAATCCGAACGTCACCTACGTTGAAGAAGATCCGAAGCGTTTCCTGATGTCCCAGGCGCAGCCTTACGGCATCGCCATGGTCCAGGCTGACGATCTCTCTCTCCAGCCGGCATCGGCCAACCGCACTGTCTGCATCATCGACTCGGGTTACGACCTGGCGCATGAAGATCTGCCGCAGAACAATGTGAATGGCACCAACGATTCCGGTTCCGGCAACTGGTACGAAGACACCAACAGCCATGGCACGCACGTTGCCGGCACGATCGCTGCCGTCGACAACGCCCTGGGTGTGGTCGGTGTGTTCCGCAACGAGAACGTCAACCTGCACATCATCAAGGTGTTCGATGCCAACGGCTGGGCCTACTCGTCCTCGCTGGTCGACGCTGCGATGCGCTGTGAAGATGCTGGCGCGAACGTGATCAGCATGTCGCTGGGTGGCAGCTTCTCGTCCAACTCGGAAGACAGCTACTTTGCCGGTGCCAACAGCCGTGGTGTGCTCTCGATTGCGGCCGCCGGTAACGATGGCAACACCCGCAAGAGCTATCCGGCTTCCTACAGCAGCGTCATGTCCGTCGCTGCCGTGGATTCCAACAAGCAGATTGCTTCCTTCTCGCAGCAGAACAGCGAAGTCGAAATCTCCGGTCCGGGCGTGGGCGTGCAGTCCACCGTGCCGATGGGTTACGGCTCCGATGCTTCTGTCACCGTGGGTGGCAGCAACTTCAGCGGTCTTGGCATGGAAGGCACGCCGGACGGCAATGCAACCGGTCCGCTGGTTGATTGCGGTGTCGGCACTGCGTCCTGCCCGGGTGGCGGCGGCCAGGTCTGCCTGATCTCGCGTGGCGAAATCAGCTTTGCCGACAAGGTGCTGGCTTGCGAAGCTGGCGGTGGTGTTGCTGCGGTGATCTACAACAACGAGCCGGGCTCCCTGTCCGGTACGCTGGGTGGTACCGCAACCTCGATTCCGTCGATCGGCGTGTCCGACACCGACGGCGCGACGCTGCAGGGTCTGACGGGCAACAGCGCGACGGTGAACGTTGGTGCAGGCAACTATGCCTACTTCGACGGCACCTCGATGGCTACCCCGCACGTTTCCGCAGTTGCTGCACTGATCTGGTCGAACCACACCAGCTGCACCAACCAGGACGTGCGTGATGCCATGAACGCCACGGCCGAGGACCTCGGTTCGAACGGTCGTGACAACGCGTTTGGCTTCGGTCTGGTCAAGGCACGTGCTGCCACCGACTACCTGGCAAGCCAGAGCTGTGGCGGCGGCAATCCGCCGGCCAATGTCGCTCCGACTGCCTCGTTCACCGACAACTGCACGGACCTGTCCTGCAGCTTCGACGGTTCGGCTTCCAGCGACAGCGACGGCTCGATTGTCAGCTATGCCTGGGACTTCGGTGACGGTGCGACCGCATCCGGTGCAACCGCCAGCCACAGCTATGCGGCTGACGGTGACTACACGGTCTCCCTGACCGTGACCGACGATGACGGCGCGACCGATACCACCTCGACGACGGTTTCCGTCAGCGCTGGTGGCACCGATCCGGGCGGCGACCTGACGCTGAACGCCATCGGTTACAAGGTGAAGGGTGTGCATCACGCCGACCTGAGCTGGAGCGGTGCAACGTCGACCAATGTCGACATCTACCGCAACGGTTCGCTGGTGGCCACCACGGCCAACGACGGTGCATTCACCGACTTCATCGGTAACAAGGGCAATGCCATGTACACCTACCAGGTGTGCGAAGCTGGCACCAGCACTTGCTCCGGTAGCGTGACCGTCAACCCGTAA
- the rocF gene encoding arginase, with product MKISITNVHLDLGAGRRGTDMGPSAMHVAGLVPALQKIGHEVVGHSSVGQVAMEAKDIGDPSARFLPIIQEVCADLADSVEADLESGCFPLVLGGDHSQAMGTIAGLSRHLRKKNKDLGVFWVDAHADMNTPDTSPSGNIHGMPLAAALGHGRDELTGLAGEAPMIKPENVVLFGVRDIDKIERDMVDKIGVRAYSMSEIDERGMNVCLKEAMEIVSRASGGIHLSYDLDGSDPSVAPGTGTVVPGGLNFRESHLICETLAKSGKLLSMEMVELNPTLDTENKTAKFAVWLIQSALGRTIL from the coding sequence ATGAAAATCAGCATCACCAATGTTCACCTTGATCTTGGCGCCGGTCGCCGCGGCACGGACATGGGCCCGTCGGCCATGCATGTCGCCGGTCTCGTGCCCGCCTTGCAGAAGATCGGCCATGAAGTGGTCGGCCACTCCAGCGTGGGCCAGGTCGCCATGGAAGCGAAGGACATCGGCGACCCGTCTGCGCGCTTCCTGCCCATCATCCAGGAGGTCTGCGCGGACCTCGCCGACAGCGTGGAAGCCGATCTCGAGAGTGGCTGCTTCCCGCTGGTGCTCGGCGGCGACCACTCGCAGGCCATGGGCACCATTGCCGGCCTGAGCCGCCACCTCAGGAAGAAGAACAAGGATCTTGGCGTTTTCTGGGTCGACGCCCATGCCGACATGAACACGCCCGATACCAGCCCCTCGGGCAACATCCATGGCATGCCGCTGGCCGCAGCGCTCGGTCATGGCCGCGACGAGCTGACCGGCCTGGCCGGCGAGGCACCGATGATCAAGCCGGAGAACGTGGTCCTGTTCGGCGTGCGCGACATCGACAAGATCGAGCGCGACATGGTCGACAAGATCGGCGTACGCGCCTACTCCATGAGCGAGATCGACGAACGCGGCATGAATGTATGCCTCAAGGAAGCGATGGAAATCGTGTCTCGTGCCTCGGGCGGCATCCACCTGTCCTACGACCTGGACGGCTCCGACCCGTCGGTGGCACCGGGTACCGGCACCGTCGTTCCAGGTGGTCTGAATTTCCGTGAATCGCACCTGATCTGCGAGACCCTGGCAAAGAGCGGCAAGCTCTTGAGCATGGAAATGGTGGAACTGAACCCGACGCTCGACACCGAGAACAAGACCGCCAAGTTTGCCGTCTGGCTGATCCAGTCCGCGCTGGGACGCACCATCCTCTGA
- a CDS encoding DUF5916 domain-containing protein, producing the protein MKTYSLIVLGLVLSISTSHAADRSLEERQVPIDVPAVSGDVEVDAYLDEAVWQDALRLTIDWETWPAENIPARAETEAFIAFNGETLFIAFIAHDPAPELIRAHYSDRDAMFQDDFVGVVMDTFNDERRGFEFFVNPLGVQGDLFKDDIQGGEDASYDTIWESAGRLTETGYVVEMALPMRSLRFAASEEPQIWGIDFIRIYPREERHQFRMYRADRNLSCTLCEYQKFRGFAGADPGNNLQLVPTVTGIQTNARPDYGLPMENGDFEVEPSLDLEWGITPNVILNGTLNPDFSQVEADVAQLDVNNQFSLFFPERRPFFLEGRDLFQDPFNIVYTRNIADPEYGAKVTGKEGSHAFGAFFANDEQTSVLFPGSQGNDFGSFDFKTENAAMRYRYDIGGNSTVGIIATDRSGDDYSNSVIGVDTKYRFTDSDSITAEVLTSETEYDAEMVAANGVRADPFEGSASYVGYNRNRREYNIYAEHQQVDEDFRADLGFLPQVGFDKSILGGGYNWFGNGDDWYRRIRLNGDVDRTEEAVSGIELEQETEAYISVNTVGWQGYAQFGGIDRTQYWDGVEYDQDILAFYGEIKPNKMLSTGMSLRHGDAIDYANSRAGRTLTVDPWFIFRLGRHLNLRFDPTYQRMNVDGGRLFSAWIHELRATWQFNNRMFLRVITQYRDLYRNQDLYLSAVNRDQTSWSNQVLFSYKLNPRTVFFAGYSDGKFAFNDGLVDNPLQTQEQTLFFKLSYAWQL; encoded by the coding sequence TTGAAAACGTACAGCCTGATAGTACTGGGCCTGGTGTTGTCCATTTCCACCAGCCACGCCGCCGACCGTTCGCTCGAGGAACGGCAAGTTCCCATTGATGTGCCTGCAGTTTCTGGCGATGTGGAGGTCGATGCCTATCTCGATGAGGCTGTCTGGCAGGATGCACTTCGCCTGACCATTGACTGGGAGACCTGGCCTGCGGAAAACATCCCGGCCCGGGCCGAAACCGAGGCGTTCATCGCTTTCAATGGTGAAACCTTGTTCATCGCGTTCATTGCGCATGATCCGGCCCCCGAGTTGATCCGGGCGCATTACAGTGACCGCGATGCCATGTTCCAGGACGATTTCGTTGGTGTCGTCATGGACACCTTCAATGACGAGCGGCGTGGCTTCGAGTTCTTCGTCAATCCGCTCGGTGTGCAGGGTGACCTCTTCAAGGATGATATCCAGGGCGGCGAAGACGCTTCCTACGACACCATCTGGGAAAGCGCTGGTCGGCTGACCGAGACCGGTTATGTCGTCGAAATGGCATTGCCGATGCGCTCGCTGCGCTTTGCAGCCAGCGAGGAGCCGCAAATCTGGGGAATCGATTTCATTCGCATCTATCCACGCGAGGAGCGCCACCAGTTCCGGATGTATCGGGCCGATCGAAACCTGTCCTGCACCCTTTGCGAATACCAGAAGTTCCGTGGTTTCGCGGGTGCGGATCCCGGCAACAACCTCCAGCTGGTGCCTACGGTCACTGGCATCCAGACCAATGCCCGGCCTGATTACGGCCTGCCGATGGAAAATGGTGACTTCGAGGTCGAGCCCTCGCTGGACCTGGAGTGGGGCATCACGCCGAATGTGATCCTCAACGGCACGCTGAATCCCGATTTCTCCCAGGTCGAGGCAGATGTGGCACAGCTGGACGTGAACAACCAGTTCAGCTTGTTCTTTCCCGAGCGCCGTCCGTTCTTCCTCGAAGGCCGTGACCTTTTCCAGGACCCTTTCAACATCGTCTATACGCGCAACATTGCCGATCCCGAGTACGGTGCAAAGGTCACCGGCAAGGAGGGCAGCCATGCCTTCGGCGCTTTCTTCGCCAATGATGAACAGACCAGTGTCCTTTTTCCGGGCAGCCAGGGGAACGATTTCGGTTCCTTCGACTTCAAGACCGAAAACGCCGCGATGCGCTATCGCTACGACATCGGCGGCAATTCCACGGTCGGCATCATTGCCACCGACCGCAGTGGCGATGACTACTCGAATTCGGTGATTGGCGTCGACACCAAGTACCGCTTTACCGATTCCGATTCGATCACTGCCGAGGTCCTGACCTCGGAAACCGAATACGACGCCGAGATGGTGGCCGCCAATGGCGTGCGTGCCGACCCGTTCGAGGGTTCTGCCAGCTACGTCGGCTACAACCGGAATCGACGCGAGTACAACATCTACGCCGAGCACCAGCAGGTCGACGAGGACTTCCGTGCCGATCTCGGTTTCCTGCCGCAGGTCGGCTTTGACAAGAGCATCCTGGGTGGCGGGTACAACTGGTTCGGCAACGGTGACGACTGGTACCGGCGCATTCGCCTGAATGGCGATGTCGATCGTACCGAGGAAGCTGTCAGCGGTATCGAGCTCGAGCAGGAAACAGAGGCCTACATCAGCGTGAATACGGTGGGTTGGCAGGGTTATGCCCAGTTTGGTGGCATCGATCGCACCCAGTACTGGGATGGCGTGGAATACGATCAGGACATCCTGGCCTTCTATGGCGAAATCAAGCCGAACAAGATGCTGTCAACGGGCATGTCGCTGCGCCATGGTGATGCCATCGACTACGCCAACTCGCGTGCCGGTCGTACGCTGACGGTCGATCCCTGGTTCATCTTCAGGCTCGGGCGGCATCTCAACCTGCGCTTCGACCCGACGTACCAGCGGATGAATGTCGACGGCGGGCGGCTGTTCTCGGCATGGATCCACGAGCTGCGTGCGACCTGGCAGTTCAACAACCGGATGTTCCTGCGAGTCATCACCCAGTATCGCGACCTGTATCGCAACCAGGACCTGTATCTCAGTGCGGTGAATCGCGACCAGACGAGCTGGTCCAACCAGGTGCTGTTTTCCTACAAGCTCAATCCGCGGACAGTATTCTTTGCCGGATACTCGGACGGGAAGTTCGCCTTCAACGACGGCCTGGTCGACAACCCCTTGCAGACCCAGGAGCAGACCCTGTTCTTCAAACTGAGTTATGCCTGGCAGCTTTGA
- a CDS encoding SdpI family protein: MPRNYRIVSILFLLLAIGIGAFNYGNLPAEIPSHWNAAGEVDDTMPRFWGTAFMPMMMLGMILMFELIIWLSPAGFRLDQFKDVVGIVLLLTLGFLLTVYIAQIMIALGMAISMDRVVMIGIGILFIVLGNFFGKMRKNFFIGIRTPWTLASDEVWARTHRFGGWVFVLAGIAILVGGPLGAPMQFMIGAAVAVGVLPTLYSLILYKRLEGFKEESDPDDEL, from the coding sequence ATGCCACGCAATTACCGAATCGTTTCCATCCTGTTCCTGCTGCTTGCCATCGGCATCGGCGCGTTCAACTACGGCAACCTGCCGGCAGAAATCCCCAGCCACTGGAATGCAGCCGGCGAAGTCGATGACACCATGCCGCGTTTCTGGGGCACGGCATTCATGCCAATGATGATGCTTGGCATGATCCTCATGTTCGAACTGATCATCTGGCTGTCACCGGCCGGTTTCCGCCTCGACCAGTTCAAGGACGTGGTCGGCATCGTGCTGCTGCTGACGCTGGGTTTCCTGCTGACGGTCTACATTGCCCAGATCATGATCGCTCTCGGCATGGCCATCTCCATGGACCGGGTGGTGATGATCGGCATCGGCATCCTGTTCATCGTGCTGGGAAATTTCTTCGGCAAGATGCGCAAGAACTTTTTCATTGGCATCCGCACGCCCTGGACGCTGGCCAGCGACGAAGTCTGGGCCAGGACACATCGCTTCGGCGGCTGGGTGTTCGTTCTCGCCGGCATCGCCATCCTCGTCGGCGGGCCGCTGGGCGCACCCATGCAGTTCATGATCGGCGCCGCGGTCGCGGTCGGCGTCCTGCCCACCCTGTACTCGCTGATCCTTTACAAGCGCCTCGAGGGATTCAAGGAAGAGTCCGATCCGGACGACGAACTGTAG
- a CDS encoding autorepressor SdpR family transcription factor, whose amino-acid sequence MEQQNVFKALADPTRRDILQRLRKGSMSAGDIAEQFDITRASLSHHFNVLKAADLVRTERRGQQIFYSLNTTVFEDVAALMFSLFGKTGE is encoded by the coding sequence ATGGAACAACAGAACGTCTTCAAGGCGCTGGCCGATCCGACCCGGCGAGACATCCTGCAAAGGCTGAGAAAGGGCTCGATGAGCGCCGGTGACATCGCCGAACAGTTCGATATCACCCGCGCCTCGCTGTCGCATCATTTCAACGTGCTGAAAGCCGCCGACCTGGTACGTACCGAGCGCCGCGGCCAGCAGATATTCTATTCCCTGAACACCACCGTCTTCGAGGACGTGGCTGCGCTGATGTTCAGCCTGTTCGGCAAGACCGGAGAATGA
- a CDS encoding CPBP family intramembrane glutamic endopeptidase yields MNHIHTRRIAIFLLVACSFSWSIVAWLWASDLFRPGVAMTVGLVLAMWGPTVANLAARRFTGQGFGQLGLRPADGRGKATLGYSAVAWLLTPLLVAAGAVLFFLLNPALFTAEFPVLAGAAAKSGLPASQLATLQVLAAVMLGPLLNVVGTFGEEFGWRGYLQRELLPLGTVRALLLTGIAWGVWHFPVIALGYNYGLGYPGAPWTGMAAMLLFTVVLSIYMGWLTLRAGSIWPAVVAHGSINAVAGLGVLFINDPSRAQGLFGPTPVSLVGVSAFALLALALLPALKSRSQAATA; encoded by the coding sequence ATGAATCACATCCATACTCGCCGTATTGCCATTTTCCTGCTGGTGGCCTGCAGCTTTTCCTGGAGCATCGTTGCCTGGCTGTGGGCCAGTGACCTCTTCAGACCCGGCGTCGCGATGACCGTCGGCCTCGTGCTGGCCATGTGGGGGCCCACCGTGGCCAACCTGGCCGCCCGTCGCTTTACCGGCCAGGGTTTCGGCCAGCTGGGGCTGCGCCCGGCTGACGGCCGGGGCAAGGCGACCCTGGGGTACTCCGCAGTCGCCTGGCTGCTGACCCCGCTGCTGGTCGCCGCCGGCGCCGTCCTCTTCTTCCTGCTCAATCCGGCCCTGTTCACGGCTGAGTTCCCGGTGCTGGCCGGGGCGGCGGCCAAGTCCGGCCTGCCCGCCAGCCAGCTGGCAACCCTGCAGGTGCTGGCGGCCGTGATGCTCGGACCGCTACTGAACGTGGTCGGCACTTTTGGCGAGGAGTTCGGCTGGCGTGGCTACCTGCAACGAGAGCTCCTGCCACTGGGCACGGTTCGCGCCCTGCTGCTGACCGGTATCGCCTGGGGAGTCTGGCATTTTCCCGTGATCGCACTGGGTTACAACTATGGCCTCGGCTACCCTGGCGCGCCGTGGACCGGCATGGCGGCGATGCTGCTGTTCACCGTTGTCCTCAGCATTTACATGGGCTGGCTGACCTTGCGGGCAGGATCGATCTGGCCGGCCGTGGTGGCCCACGGCAGCATCAACGCGGTGGCGGGCCTGGGTGTACTCTTCATCAACGACCCCTCGCGCGCCCAGGGCCTGTTTGGTCCGACGCCCGTCAGCCTGGTGGGCGTGTCCGCCTTTGCACTGCTGGCCCTGGCCTTGCTGCCCGCCTTGAAGAGCAGGTCGCAGGCGGCCACGGCCTGA
- a CDS encoding DMT family transporter, whose translation MPILQVAIGALMISLAGVFVKIVTVDPTAAAFYRMLFGGLALAAITRLRGESLWFGWKTMWPAVLAAFWFALDLLFWHRSIRFVGPGLATLLANFQVFLLALAGVWLFKEKLGWRMLVSIPLAFVGLALLVLPEWNSLGEQYQWGVILGLITAVCYAAYTLTLRASRTQANVTASNYANMAVLSLSCALMLVPMTLGMGESLALTRWEDAAWLLLYGLAAQIFGWQLISRGLPKLDASTIGLVLLLQPVGAFVWDFLWFERQLMVGQFVGAGLALAAIYLGSLRSR comes from the coding sequence ATGCCCATACTGCAAGTTGCCATCGGCGCCCTGATGATTTCCCTGGCGGGCGTATTCGTGAAGATCGTCACCGTCGACCCGACCGCTGCAGCCTTCTACCGCATGCTGTTCGGTGGCCTGGCGCTGGCAGCCATCACCCGGTTGCGGGGCGAGTCCCTGTGGTTTGGCTGGAAGACCATGTGGCCGGCCGTCCTGGCGGCTTTCTGGTTTGCCCTGGACCTGTTGTTCTGGCATCGCAGCATCCGCTTCGTGGGCCCGGGGCTCGCGACGCTGCTGGCCAATTTCCAGGTTTTCTTGCTGGCGCTGGCCGGCGTCTGGTTGTTCAAGGAAAAGCTTGGCTGGCGCATGCTGGTCAGCATCCCGCTGGCCTTTGTCGGCCTGGCCTTGCTGGTCCTGCCGGAGTGGAACAGCCTCGGCGAGCAGTACCAGTGGGGTGTGATTCTCGGCCTGATCACTGCCGTGTGCTATGCCGCCTATACCCTCACGCTGCGTGCCTCGCGGACCCAGGCCAATGTCACGGCGTCGAACTACGCCAACATGGCAGTGCTGTCGCTGAGCTGTGCCCTGATGCTGGTACCGATGACGCTGGGGATGGGCGAGTCGCTGGCACTGACGCGATGGGAGGACGCTGCCTGGCTGCTGCTGTACGGCCTGGCCGCGCAGATCTTCGGCTGGCAGCTGATTTCCCGTGGCCTGCCGAAGCTCGACGCATCGACCATCGGCCTGGTGTTGCTCTTGCAGCCAGTGGGTGCCTTCGTTTGGGATTTCCTGTGGTTCGAGCGGCAGTTGATGGTGGGGCAGTTTGTCGGCGCGGGGCTGGCGCTGGCGGCCATCTACCTCGGGTCGCTGCGTTCTCGCTAG
- a CDS encoding diacylglycerol kinase family lipid kinase codes for MKDIELIINPHAGRGEGAAAGPQIARALTYAGFNCEARLTNGPRHAAELAENAARRGFDYVAIAGGDGSINEAVNGIMRAGTNTPLAIMPVGTGNDFVKMLRANSWQDTLAALEEGRTRQVDVGRCNDSYFANGIGVGFDAKVAKIANQTRWLRGKSVYFAGVFRAIAFHHGNPEMRITLDDHTFVQRVTMLSAANGQVYGGSFRVAPDARIDDGYLDIIIAGDVSRTRMLGFLPSVLKGTHTAHELVSTHRSKKLLIEATEPLPIHADGELFAEDPTRIEIETLAGQLTLVD; via the coding sequence GTGAAAGACATCGAACTCATCATCAATCCGCACGCCGGCCGCGGCGAAGGCGCGGCCGCCGGACCACAGATCGCGCGCGCCCTGACCTATGCCGGTTTCAATTGCGAAGCGCGCCTGACCAACGGTCCGCGGCACGCGGCCGAACTGGCCGAGAACGCCGCAAGACGCGGCTTCGATTACGTGGCGATTGCCGGCGGCGATGGCTCCATCAACGAAGCCGTGAATGGCATCATGCGCGCCGGCACCAACACGCCACTGGCCATCATGCCAGTCGGTACCGGCAACGATTTCGTCAAGATGCTGCGCGCCAACAGCTGGCAGGACACCCTCGCGGCGCTGGAGGAAGGCCGGACGCGCCAGGTCGACGTGGGTCGCTGCAATGACAGCTACTTTGCCAATGGCATCGGTGTGGGCTTCGATGCCAAGGTCGCGAAGATCGCCAATCAGACGCGCTGGTTGCGCGGCAAGAGCGTGTACTTTGCCGGGGTGTTTCGTGCCATCGCCTTCCACCATGGCAACCCGGAGATGCGTATCACCCTGGACGACCACACCTTCGTGCAACGGGTGACAATGCTGTCCGCCGCCAATGGACAGGTCTATGGCGGCAGTTTCCGGGTCGCTCCGGATGCCCGTATCGATGATGGCTATCTCGACATCATCATTGCCGGCGACGTGTCACGAACGCGCATGCTCGGTTTCCTGCCGAGCGTATTGAAAGGCACCCACACGGCACACGAGCTGGTCAGCACCCACCGGTCGAAGAAACTGCTGATCGAGGCCACGGAGCCGCTGCCGATTCATGCCGATGGCGAACTGTTTGCCGAAGATCCGACGCGGATCGAAATCGAGACCCTGGCCGGCCAGCTGACACTGGTCGACTGA